Proteins found in one Pseudomonas sp. P8_241 genomic segment:
- a CDS encoding sarcosine oxidase subunit beta, with the protein MQRYSGFGLFKHSLSHHENWQRMWRTPTPKKVYDVVIVGGGGHGLATAYYLAKEHGITNVAVVEKGWLGGGNTARNTTIVRSNYLWDESAHLYEHAMKLWEGLSQDLNYNVMFSQRGVYNLCHTLQDIRDSERRVSANRLNGVDGELLDAKQVADEIPYLDCSKNTRYPVMGATVQRRGGVARHDAVAWGFARAADALGVDLIQQTEVIGFRKENGVCIGVETNKGFIGAKRVGVVTAGNSGHMAKLAGFRLPIESHPLQALVSEPIKPIIDSVIMSNAVHGYISQSDKGDLVIGAGIDGYNGYGQRGSYPVIEHTIQAIVEMFPVLSRVRMNRQWGGIVDTTPDACPIISKTPVPNMFFNCGWGTGGFKATPGSGNVFAASLAKGEMHPLAAPFSIDRFHNGALIDEHGAAAVAH; encoded by the coding sequence ATGCAACGCTACTCAGGTTTCGGCCTCTTCAAACACTCCCTCAGCCACCATGAAAACTGGCAACGCATGTGGCGCACGCCGACCCCGAAGAAAGTCTACGACGTGGTCATCGTCGGCGGTGGCGGGCATGGTCTCGCCACGGCCTACTACCTGGCCAAGGAGCACGGCATCACCAACGTGGCCGTGGTCGAAAAGGGCTGGCTGGGCGGCGGTAACACTGCGCGCAATACCACCATCGTACGTTCCAATTACCTGTGGGACGAGTCGGCGCACCTGTACGAACACGCGATGAAACTGTGGGAAGGCCTGTCCCAGGACCTGAACTACAACGTGATGTTCTCCCAGCGCGGCGTCTACAACCTGTGCCACACCCTGCAGGACATCCGTGATTCCGAGCGTCGGGTCAGCGCCAATCGTCTCAATGGCGTGGACGGTGAACTGCTCGATGCCAAGCAGGTTGCCGACGAGATTCCGTACCTCGACTGCTCCAAGAACACCCGCTACCCGGTGATGGGCGCCACCGTACAGCGTCGCGGCGGCGTGGCTCGTCACGATGCCGTGGCGTGGGGCTTTGCCCGTGCCGCCGACGCCCTCGGCGTGGACCTGATCCAGCAGACCGAAGTGATCGGCTTCCGCAAGGAAAACGGCGTGTGCATCGGCGTGGAAACCAACAAGGGCTTCATCGGCGCCAAGCGCGTCGGTGTGGTCACCGCCGGTAACTCCGGACACATGGCCAAGCTCGCCGGTTTCCGCCTGCCGATCGAATCCCACCCGCTGCAAGCGCTGGTGTCCGAGCCGATCAAGCCGATTATCGACAGCGTGATCATGTCCAACGCCGTGCACGGCTACATCAGCCAGTCCGACAAGGGCGACCTGGTGATCGGCGCCGGTATCGACGGCTACAACGGCTACGGCCAGCGGGGTTCGTACCCGGTGATCGAGCACACCATCCAGGCCATCGTCGAGATGTTCCCGGTGCTGTCCCGCGTACGCATGAACCGCCAGTGGGGCGGCATCGTCGACACCACGCCTGACGCCTGCCCGATCATTTCGAAAACCCCGGTGCCGAACATGTTCTTCAACTGCGGTTGGGGAACCGGTGGCTTCAAGGCCACACCTGGCTCGGGCAACGTATTTGCCGCGAGTCTGGCCAAGGGCGAAATGCACCCATTGGCCGCACCTTTCTCCATCGACCGTTTCCACAACGGTGCGTTGATCGATGAACACGGCGCTGCTGCGGTTGCCCACTAA
- the glyA gene encoding serine hydroxymethyltransferase yields the protein MFSKQDQIQGYDDALLAAMNAEEQRQEDHIELIASENYTSKRVMQAQGSGLTNKYAEGYPGKRYYGGCEHVDKVEALAIERAKQLFGADYANVQPHSGSSANSAVYLALLQAGDTILGMSLAHGGHLTHGAKVSSSGKLYNAVQYGIDTKTGLIDYDEVERLAVECKPKMIVAGFSAYSKTLDFPRFRQIADKVGALLFVDMAHVAGLVAAGLYPNPLPYADVVTTTTHKTLRGPRGGLILCKSNEEIEKKLNAAVFPGAQGGPLMHVIAGKAVCFKEALEPGFKTYQQQVIDNAQAMAGVFIKRGYDVVSGGTDNHLFLVSLIRQGLTGKEADAALGRAHITVNKNAVPNDPQSPFVTSGLRIGTPAVTTRGFKVAQCVELAGWICDILDNLGDADVEANVAQQVSALCADFPVYR from the coding sequence ATGTTCAGCAAGCAAGACCAGATCCAGGGTTACGACGATGCACTGCTGGCGGCGATGAATGCCGAGGAGCAACGTCAGGAAGATCACATCGAGCTGATCGCGTCGGAGAACTACACCAGCAAGCGCGTGATGCAAGCGCAAGGCAGCGGCCTGACCAACAAGTACGCCGAAGGCTATCCGGGCAAGCGCTACTACGGTGGCTGCGAGCACGTCGACAAGGTCGAAGCCCTGGCCATCGAGCGCGCCAAGCAACTGTTCGGCGCCGATTACGCCAACGTCCAGCCGCACTCCGGTTCTTCGGCCAACAGCGCCGTGTATCTGGCCTTGCTGCAAGCCGGCGACACCATTCTGGGCATGAGCCTGGCCCACGGTGGTCACCTGACCCACGGCGCCAAAGTGTCGTCCTCGGGCAAGTTGTACAACGCCGTGCAGTACGGCATCGACACCAAGACCGGCCTGATCGATTACGACGAAGTTGAGCGCCTGGCCGTCGAGTGCAAGCCGAAGATGATCGTTGCCGGTTTCTCGGCTTATTCCAAGACTCTCGACTTCCCGCGTTTCCGCCAGATTGCGGATAAAGTCGGTGCGCTGCTGTTCGTCGACATGGCCCACGTGGCCGGTCTGGTCGCCGCCGGTCTGTACCCGAACCCGCTGCCCTACGCCGATGTGGTCACCACCACCACCCACAAGACCCTGCGCGGTCCACGTGGCGGCCTGATCCTGTGCAAGTCCAACGAAGAGATCGAGAAGAAGCTCAACGCCGCAGTGTTTCCAGGTGCCCAGGGCGGCCCGCTGATGCATGTCATCGCCGGTAAAGCCGTGTGCTTCAAGGAAGCGCTGGAGCCTGGCTTCAAGACCTACCAGCAACAAGTGATCGACAACGCCCAGGCCATGGCCGGCGTGTTTATCAAACGCGGCTACGATGTAGTGTCCGGCGGCACCGACAACCACCTGTTCCTGGTCAGCCTGATCCGTCAGGGCCTCACCGGCAAAGAGGCGGACGCAGCACTCGGTCGCGCCCACATCACCGTGAACAAGAACGCTGTCCCGAACGATCCACAGTCGCCGTTCGTGACCTCCGGCCTGCGCATCGGCACCCCGGCGGTGACCACTCGCGGCTTCAAGGTTGCCCAGTGTGTGGAACTGGCCGGCTGGATCTGCGACATCCTCGACAACCTCGGCGACGCCGATGTCGAGGCCAATGTTGCCCAGCAAGTGTCGGCACTGTGCGCGGACTTCCCGGTTTATCGCTGA
- a CDS encoding electron transfer flavoprotein subunit beta: MSTKIISLVSIGAHPTSGRPRRAEQDARAVELGLQLAGDNLQVLHAGDIAEPALRAYLGMGLEQLHVLEQPEGADALPALTDYLRDAGAQVVLTGSQAETGEGSGMLPFLLAESLGWPLVVGLAQVESIDGGSALVLQALPRGQRRRLKVRLPFLATVDNAAPKPRQSAYGPARRGVLRADEVEVIDDELLAVSTLQPAKPRPKRLKVIKAKSGADRMKAATAKASGGGGQVLKGVTAQTGAEAILKLLIEEGVVR, from the coding sequence ATGAGCACGAAAATCATCAGCCTGGTGTCCATCGGCGCCCACCCGACCTCCGGCCGGCCACGTCGCGCGGAACAGGATGCGCGGGCGGTGGAATTGGGTCTGCAACTGGCTGGGGATAACTTGCAGGTGCTGCATGCCGGCGACATCGCCGAACCTGCGTTGCGCGCCTATCTGGGTATGGGCCTTGAACAACTTCACGTACTTGAACAACCAGAAGGTGCTGATGCGCTGCCAGCGTTGACCGACTATTTGCGCGACGCGGGCGCTCAAGTGGTGCTGACCGGCAGCCAGGCGGAAACCGGCGAAGGTTCGGGGATGTTGCCGTTCCTGCTGGCCGAAAGCCTCGGTTGGCCGCTGGTGGTGGGACTGGCGCAGGTCGAGTCCATCGATGGCGGTTCGGCGCTGGTGCTGCAAGCCTTGCCCCGTGGCCAGCGGCGCCGGTTGAAAGTCCGGTTACCGTTTCTGGCGACTGTGGATAACGCTGCACCCAAACCTCGACAAAGTGCCTACGGCCCGGCTCGACGCGGAGTGTTGCGGGCCGATGAAGTGGAGGTTATCGATGATGAACTGCTGGCGGTTTCCACCCTGCAACCAGCCAAGCCACGGCCCAAACGTTTGAAAGTGATCAAGGCCAAGAGCGGCGCCGACCGCATGAAAGCGGCGACTGCCAAGGCCAGCGGCGGCGGTGGCCAAGTGCTCAAAGGCGTTACGGCGCAAACCGGCGCCGAGGCGATCCTTAAGCTGCTCATCGAAGAAGGGGTCGTCCGCTGA
- a CDS encoding low specificity L-threonine aldolase, translating to MTDKSQQFASDNYSGICPEAWAAMEQANHGHQRAYGDDEWTARASDGFRKLFETDCEVFFAFNGTAANSLALSSLCQSYHSVICSETAHVETDECGAPEFFSNGSKLLIARTENGKLTPDSIREVALKRQDIHYPKPRVVTLTQATEVGSVYTPDEIRAISATCKELGLNLHMDGARFSNACAFLGCSPADLTWKAGVDVLCFGGTKNGMAVGEAILFFNHKLAEDFDYRCKQAGQLASKMRFLSAPWVGILENGAWLKYANHANHCAQLLAELVSDIPGVELMFPVQANGVFLQLSEPAIAALTAKGWRFYTFIGNGGARFMCSWDTEEERVRELARDIREVMSL from the coding sequence ATGACCGATAAGAGCCAACAATTCGCCAGCGACAACTATTCCGGCATTTGCCCTGAAGCCTGGGCTGCCATGGAGCAGGCCAACCATGGCCATCAACGCGCTTACGGCGACGACGAATGGACCGCCCGCGCATCCGACGGTTTCCGCAAACTGTTCGAAACCGATTGCGAAGTGTTCTTCGCCTTCAACGGCACCGCTGCCAACTCGCTGGCCCTGTCGTCGCTGTGCCAGAGTTACCACAGCGTGATCTGCTCGGAAACCGCCCACGTCGAAACCGACGAATGCGGCGCGCCGGAATTCTTTTCCAACGGCTCCAAACTGCTGATCGCCCGCACTGAAAACGGCAAGCTGACCCCGGACTCGATTCGCGAAGTCGCGCTCAAGCGCCAGGACATCCACTACCCGAAACCGCGTGTCGTGACCCTGACCCAGGCCACCGAAGTCGGCAGCGTCTACACCCCGGACGAAATCCGCGCCATCAGCGCCACCTGCAAGGAACTGGGCCTGAACCTGCACATGGACGGCGCACGCTTCTCCAACGCCTGCGCCTTCCTCGGCTGCTCGCCGGCTGACCTGACCTGGAAGGCTGGTGTCGACGTGTTGTGCTTCGGCGGCACGAAAAACGGCATGGCGGTGGGCGAGGCGATTCTGTTCTTCAACCACAAACTCGCGGAAGACTTTGACTATCGCTGCAAACAGGCCGGACAACTGGCATCGAAGATGCGCTTCCTGTCGGCGCCGTGGGTCGGGATCCTGGAAAACGGCGCCTGGCTCAAATACGCCAACCACGCCAACCATTGCGCGCAACTGCTGGCCGAACTGGTCAGCGATATTCCTGGGGTTGAGCTGATGTTCCCGGTGCAGGCCAACGGCGTGTTCCTGCAACTGTCGGAACCGGCCATCGCTGCGCTGACCGCCAAGGGCTGGCGTTTCTACACCTTCATCGGCAACGGCGGCGCACGCTTCATGTGCTCGTGGGATACCGAGGAAGAGCGGGTGCGTGAGCTGGCCCGCGACATCCGCGAAGTCATGTCCCTCTGA
- the gbcB gene encoding glycine-betaine demethylase subunit GbcB has product MSNTFLNPVTTQTWANGRHIVRCVKVIQETWDVRTFCFMADQPIMFFFKPGQFVTLELEIEGEPIMRSYTISSSPSVPYSFSVTIKRVPGGRVSNWLHDTLHEGQELAVHGPVGLFNAMDFPSPKVLYLSGGVGITPCMSMARWFYDTNANVDMTFIHSARSPKDIIYHRELEHMASRIDNFSLHLICEKHGLGEPWAGYRGYLNHKMLELMVPDFLEREVFCCGPTPYMHAVKRLLENAGYDMKRYHEESFGATPPEARADAVEQAEQAADAPEVDAADLHQVEFTASGKSIRVAPGETVHAAAAKVGLLIPKACGMGICGTCKVLKLGGEVEMEHNGGITEEDEAEGYILSCCSVPKGDVRIEF; this is encoded by the coding sequence ATGTCCAACACCTTCCTGAACCCGGTAACCACCCAGACCTGGGCCAATGGTCGACACATCGTCCGTTGCGTCAAAGTCATCCAGGAAACCTGGGACGTGCGCACCTTCTGCTTTATGGCCGACCAGCCGATCATGTTCTTTTTCAAGCCGGGGCAGTTCGTCACCCTGGAGCTGGAAATCGAAGGCGAGCCGATCATGCGCTCGTACACCATTTCCAGCTCGCCGTCGGTACCCTACAGCTTTTCGGTGACCATCAAGCGTGTGCCCGGCGGTCGGGTTTCCAACTGGTTGCACGATACCCTGCACGAAGGCCAGGAGCTGGCGGTACACGGCCCGGTCGGGCTGTTCAATGCCATGGATTTCCCGAGCCCGAAAGTGCTGTACCTCAGCGGCGGCGTCGGGATCACGCCGTGCATGTCCATGGCACGCTGGTTCTACGACACCAACGCCAACGTCGACATGACGTTTATCCACAGCGCCCGCTCGCCGAAAGACATCATCTATCACCGCGAGCTGGAGCACATGGCGTCGCGGATCGACAACTTCAGCCTGCACCTGATCTGCGAGAAACACGGCCTGGGCGAGCCTTGGGCCGGTTATCGCGGCTACCTGAACCACAAGATGCTGGAACTGATGGTTCCGGACTTTCTCGAGCGTGAAGTCTTCTGCTGCGGCCCGACGCCGTACATGCACGCGGTCAAGCGCCTGCTGGAAAACGCCGGCTACGACATGAAGCGTTACCACGAGGAATCCTTCGGTGCGACACCACCGGAGGCGCGTGCCGATGCAGTGGAGCAAGCCGAACAAGCGGCCGATGCGCCGGAAGTCGATGCGGCTGATCTGCATCAGGTGGAGTTCACCGCGTCCGGCAAGAGCATTCGCGTGGCGCCGGGCGAGACCGTGCATGCGGCGGCGGCCAAGGTCGGTCTATTGATCCCTAAAGCTTGCGGCATGGGAATCTGTGGGACCTGCAAGGTGCTCAAGCTCGGCGGCGAGGTAGAGATGGAGCACAACGGCGGGATCACCGAGGAAGACGAAGCCGAAGGGTACATTCTGTCGTGCTGCAGCGTGCCGAAGGGGGATGTGCGCATCGAGTTCTGA
- the gbcA gene encoding glycine-betaine demethylase subunit GbcA, whose protein sequence is MDVTTTLSLGDPLEPARKATAQMLQERERTFSLPQPFYSDERLFDIDMQEIFQKEWLIAGMTCEIPTKGNYLTLQVGKNPIIVIRGAEGVVHAFHNVCRHRGSRLCTSEKGKVAKLVCHYHQWTYELDGRLLFAGTEMGADFDMKQYGLKPVNVKTAGGYIFISLAENPPAIDDFLSTLSHYMEPYDMENTKVAITTTLMEKANWKLVLENNRECYHCNASHPELLKTLLEWDDVTDPRADQAFKDHVAASAAAWDAEKIPYAHASFGLRNRIVRMPLLKGTVSMTLDGKQGCAKLMGRIKNPDLGSMRILHLPHSWNHCMGDHIIVFTVWPISAQETMVTTKWIVHKDAVEGVDYDVDRMRQVWDATNDQDRRLAEENQRGINSTAYQPGPYSKTYEFGVVNFVDWYSERLLSNLGAEPAPYLKGVPVQG, encoded by the coding sequence ATGGACGTCACTACTACCCTGAGCCTGGGCGATCCGCTGGAACCCGCACGCAAGGCCACTGCGCAGATGCTGCAAGAGCGCGAGCGCACGTTCTCGCTGCCGCAGCCGTTCTACTCTGACGAGCGCCTGTTTGATATCGACATGCAGGAAATCTTTCAGAAAGAGTGGTTGATCGCCGGCATGACCTGCGAAATCCCTACCAAGGGCAACTACCTGACCCTGCAGGTCGGCAAGAACCCGATCATCGTGATCCGTGGCGCCGAGGGTGTGGTGCATGCGTTCCATAACGTCTGCCGCCACCGTGGCTCGCGCCTGTGCACCAGCGAAAAGGGAAAGGTCGCCAAACTGGTCTGCCACTACCACCAGTGGACCTACGAACTCGACGGCCGCCTGCTGTTCGCCGGCACCGAGATGGGTGCCGACTTCGACATGAAGCAGTACGGCCTCAAACCGGTGAACGTGAAAACCGCCGGCGGCTACATCTTCATCAGCCTGGCGGAGAACCCGCCGGCCATCGATGACTTCCTGTCGACGCTCAGCCATTACATGGAACCGTACGACATGGAAAACACCAAGGTGGCAATCACCACCACCTTGATGGAAAAGGCCAACTGGAAACTGGTGCTGGAAAACAACCGCGAGTGCTACCACTGCAACGCGTCGCACCCGGAACTGTTGAAAACCCTGCTGGAATGGGACGACGTCACCGATCCACGCGCCGACCAGGCCTTCAAGGACCACGTCGCCGCCTCCGCCGCGGCCTGGGACGCCGAGAAGATCCCATACGCCCACGCGAGCTTCGGCCTGCGTAACCGCATCGTGCGCATGCCGCTGCTCAAGGGCACCGTGTCGATGACCCTGGACGGCAAACAGGGCTGCGCCAAACTCATGGGCCGCATCAAGAACCCGGACCTGGGCTCGATGCGCATCCTGCACTTGCCGCACTCCTGGAACCACTGCATGGGCGACCACATCATCGTGTTCACCGTGTGGCCGATCAGCGCCCAGGAAACCATGGTCACCACCAAGTGGATCGTGCACAAGGACGCGGTCGAGGGCGTGGATTATGACGTGGACCGCATGCGCCAGGTCTGGGACGCCACCAACGACCAGGACCGTCGCCTGGCCGAAGAGAACCAGCGTGGGATCAACTCCACGGCTTACCAGCCAGGGCCTTACTCCAAGACCTACGAGTTTGGTGTGGTGAACTTTGTGGACTGGTACAGCGAACGCCTGCTGAGCAACCTGGGGGCCGAGCCTGCGCCGTATCTCAAAGGCGTACCCGTCCAAGGCTGA
- a CDS encoding TraX family protein, giving the protein MHVTMHLRQRDGALDLLKWLALLSMVLDHLRYVGFSADLLYVPGRLAFPWFCLAMAANLARVRETTTGGQWRYLGWLILFSAASEIPYRMFIADHDTLNVMPTLALGLLVARGWQQPTLQSRLLAAGALLLAVFFSPRVMFGFFGVLLPLVLLWVIHRPWYFALMAGLVCLACNQWQVLYYSVRLGNGVAMAAVATCLIAPWLGLFLLRHAKDVKAPPMRRWAYALYPAHFLLLLALRQAIA; this is encoded by the coding sequence ATGCACGTGACTATGCACTTAAGGCAGCGCGACGGGGCACTGGATCTGCTCAAGTGGTTGGCGCTTTTGAGCATGGTTCTCGATCACCTGCGATACGTCGGCTTTTCCGCCGATCTGTTGTATGTGCCGGGGCGGTTGGCGTTTCCATGGTTTTGCCTGGCGATGGCCGCGAATCTGGCGCGGGTGCGAGAAACGACGACGGGTGGTCAATGGCGCTATCTGGGCTGGTTGATTCTGTTCAGCGCAGCAAGCGAAATCCCCTATCGGATGTTCATTGCAGATCACGATACCTTGAACGTCATGCCAACATTGGCCCTCGGCCTGCTGGTGGCGCGGGGCTGGCAGCAACCGACCTTGCAATCGCGCCTGCTGGCGGCCGGGGCCTTGCTGTTGGCGGTGTTCTTTTCCCCGCGCGTGATGTTTGGTTTCTTCGGCGTTTTATTGCCGCTGGTGTTGTTGTGGGTGATCCATCGTCCCTGGTACTTCGCGCTGATGGCGGGGCTGGTCTGCCTGGCGTGCAATCAATGGCAGGTGCTGTATTACTCCGTTCGATTGGGCAATGGCGTGGCGATGGCGGCGGTCGCCACTTGTCTGATTGCGCCATGGCTGGGTCTGTTCCTGTTGCGACACGCGAAGGACGTAAAAGCACCGCCGATGCGCCGTTGGGCGTATGCGTTGTATCCCGCGCATTTCCTGCTGTTGCTGGCACTACGTCAGGCCATCGCATGA
- a CDS encoding retropepsin-like aspartic protease, which translates to MKTFALLALFASALWLTTGAISAAPTKAPVVEPDFYQWLETEQGRNASLAQLRQQCDAVLDATKNLSCSVTVFARMLEAKAANQLPEYYLAIKDKHARAIEANPDLKPLFSTFGSESLAMLASTGSFSVNGLARHEVLPLHPYADDFYIADQVLPFIEVGAANGVSARFVLDTGAPQTRVNIATAKQMGIRLLPDAHYRYNTFYGEKGLAARLGILGSLRVGSREFRNVLVFVSDRENLLGLDLLSKLGRLKITQRALELNPPSARRCDAPIAYSRLDLNQRLVVAAQLDRRATLAIIDTGNVDYLTAGSPGRQESVVQALTPGSSSSGDNYHFQRFDGLLALQGESMAVTYKYYPGFTIPPSLMDGRYVPSILLGWRAFKDFELNLDLTSGRSCLNKV; encoded by the coding sequence ATGAAGACTTTCGCTCTTCTGGCGCTCTTTGCATCGGCTCTGTGGCTCACCACGGGCGCCATATCTGCCGCCCCGACAAAGGCCCCCGTGGTTGAACCGGATTTTTATCAGTGGCTTGAGACCGAACAGGGGCGCAACGCCTCTTTGGCGCAATTGAGGCAACAGTGCGACGCGGTGCTGGATGCCACGAAGAATCTCAGTTGTTCAGTGACGGTCTTCGCCAGAATGCTCGAAGCCAAAGCCGCCAACCAGCTCCCTGAATACTATCTGGCGATCAAGGACAAACACGCGCGGGCGATTGAGGCTAACCCCGATCTGAAACCGTTGTTCTCCACGTTTGGCAGCGAATCGCTGGCAATGCTGGCTTCCACCGGCAGTTTCTCGGTCAATGGTTTAGCGCGGCATGAAGTACTGCCGCTCCATCCGTATGCCGACGACTTTTACATTGCTGATCAAGTGCTGCCATTTATTGAGGTCGGCGCGGCCAACGGTGTCTCGGCGCGTTTTGTACTGGACACGGGCGCACCACAAACCCGGGTCAACATCGCCACAGCGAAACAGATGGGCATCCGGTTGTTGCCCGATGCTCATTATCGCTACAACACGTTTTATGGCGAAAAGGGCCTTGCTGCGAGGCTGGGAATCCTCGGCTCACTCCGGGTCGGCAGCCGCGAATTCAGGAACGTCCTGGTCTTTGTCAGCGACCGGGAGAATCTGTTGGGGCTGGATCTGCTCAGCAAGCTGGGACGCCTGAAGATCACCCAACGAGCGCTGGAGCTCAATCCGCCGTCCGCCAGGCGTTGTGATGCGCCAATTGCCTACAGCCGCCTGGATCTCAATCAACGGCTGGTGGTTGCCGCACAACTGGATCGCCGGGCAACGCTGGCAATCATAGATACGGGAAATGTCGACTACCTGACGGCCGGATCGCCCGGCAGGCAAGAAAGCGTTGTGCAGGCGCTGACACCGGGAAGCTCAAGCTCCGGCGACAACTATCACTTCCAGCGCTTCGATGGCTTATTGGCCCTGCAAGGTGAGAGCATGGCAGTCACCTACAAATACTACCCCGGCTTTACCATCCCTCCGTCGCTGATGGATGGGCGTTACGTGCCGTCGATATTGCTCGGATGGCGCGCCTTCAAAGACTTTGAATTGAACCTGGATTTGACGTCAGGCCGTTCATGCCTCAATAAAGTCTGA
- a CDS encoding SDR family oxidoreductase: MSLQGKTLFITGASRGIGREIALRAARDGANIVIAAKSAEPHAKLPGTIFSVAQEVEAAGGKALALQVDVREEDAVREALAQANEHFGGIDALINNAGAIKLTGVQHLELKRFDLMHQINTRAVLLCSQAGLPYLKKSNGHILNLSPPLNLATKWFAQYSPYTVTKYGMSMLTLGMSEEFKNYGISVNSLWPQTMIATAAIEFQLGSRESFKHARTPAIMADAAHVILSSSGRSLTGRLLIDEEILRESGVTEFDHYRFAPDSSDKLMTDLFID; encoded by the coding sequence ATGTCATTGCAAGGCAAAACCCTGTTCATCACCGGCGCCAGCCGGGGCATCGGCCGCGAGATCGCGCTGCGCGCCGCACGCGATGGCGCCAACATCGTGATCGCTGCAAAAAGCGCCGAACCCCACGCCAAGCTGCCGGGGACGATTTTCAGCGTGGCCCAGGAAGTCGAAGCCGCTGGCGGTAAAGCACTGGCCTTGCAAGTGGACGTGCGTGAAGAAGACGCCGTGCGCGAAGCGCTGGCCCAGGCCAACGAACACTTTGGCGGCATCGACGCACTGATCAACAACGCTGGCGCAATCAAGCTGACCGGCGTTCAACACCTCGAACTCAAGCGCTTCGACCTGATGCACCAGATCAACACCCGTGCGGTGTTGCTGTGCAGTCAAGCGGGCCTGCCGTATCTGAAGAAGTCCAACGGCCACATCCTCAACCTGTCCCCACCGCTGAACCTTGCGACCAAATGGTTCGCCCAATACAGCCCGTACACCGTCACCAAGTACGGCATGAGCATGCTGACGCTGGGCATGAGCGAGGAATTCAAGAACTACGGCATCAGCGTCAACTCCCTGTGGCCACAGACGATGATTGCCACCGCCGCCATTGAGTTTCAGCTGGGGTCGCGGGAGTCGTTCAAGCATGCGCGCACGCCGGCGATCATGGCGGATGCGGCCCACGTCATTCTGAGCAGCAGCGGACGCAGCCTGACCGGGCGTTTGCTGATCGATGAGGAGATTCTGCGGGAAAGCGGTGTGACCGAGTTCGACCACTACCGCTTCGCGCCGGACAGTAGCGACAAACTCATGACAGACTTGTTTATCGACTAA
- a CDS encoding sarcosine oxidase subunit delta — MLHIFCPHCGELRSEEEFHASGQAHIPRPLDPGSCTDEEWGDYMFFRDNPRGLHHELWDHVAGCRQYFNVTRDTVTYEILETYKIGTKPQFTDKTDSPKAASTALGEKV; from the coding sequence ATGTTGCATATCTTCTGTCCTCACTGCGGCGAACTGCGCTCCGAAGAGGAATTCCACGCTTCCGGCCAGGCGCACATCCCGCGCCCACTGGACCCAGGCTCCTGCACCGACGAGGAGTGGGGCGACTACATGTTCTTCCGCGATAACCCGCGCGGTCTGCACCACGAGCTGTGGGATCACGTCGCCGGTTGCCGCCAGTACTTCAACGTCACCCGCGACACCGTGACCTACGAGATTCTCGAAACCTACAAGATCGGCACCAAGCCACAATTCACCGACAAGACCGATAGCCCGAAAGCGGCCAGCACGGCTCTGGGAGAGAAGGTATGA